One window from the genome of Lepisosteus oculatus isolate fLepOcu1 chromosome 25, fLepOcu1.hap2, whole genome shotgun sequence encodes:
- the pex10 gene encoding peroxisome biogenesis factor 10, whose amino-acid sequence MPLLPANQPHLIRASQKDEYYQSCLRNNANDAFQTFAGSKRWLDWRKEIELLSDLAYHCLTTFAGYQTLGEEYVSIIQVDPTKRRVPSRTRRGALILLHVVVPYLVDKALVCLEHELQAEGSERPSSPTTASRWWSPVSYCRERIHRAVRLLTEPQKKTGLQILFVSQLSITFLRRLHVAVFYLTAAFYHIGKRAAGIRYLRVHGQPGGDRAIWNSYRLLGAVSLLQLALTLALQLNNFRQRQRARQEWRLHRNLPSSSSQSVETTATRCSLCILCLENRRHSTATPCGHLFCWECITEWCNTKAECPLCREKFQPHRLVYLRNYK is encoded by the exons ATGCCTTTGTTGCCTGCAAACCAACCCCATCTGATTCGTGCCAGTCAAAAGGATGAGTATTACCAGAGCTGTCTGAGAAATAACGCCAATGACGCCTTTCAAACCTTTGCAG GGTCTAAAAGGTGGCTAGACTGGAGAAAGGAAATAGAACTTCTCTCGGATCTTGCATACCACTGCCTTACAACGTTTGCAG GTTATCAGACCCTTGGAGAAGAGTATGTCAGCATAATCCAGGTTGATCCCACTAAGCGGAGGGTGCCCTCTCGTACGCGTCGGGGTGCCCTGATCCTGCTCCACGTCGTCGTACCTTATCTCGTGGACAAGGCCCTCGTCTGTCTGGAACATGAGCTCCAGGCTGAGGGATCTGAACGCCCTAGCAGTCCCACCACGGCCTCCAGATGGTGGAGCCCAGTCTCCTACTGCAGAGAGCGGATCCACCGGGCCGTGAGACTCCTGACGGAGCCCCAGAAGAAGACTGGCCTGCAAATCCTCTTCGTTTCCCAGCTGAGCATCACATTCCTGCGCAGGCTGCACGTGGCTGTATTCTACCTCACTGCAGCTTTTTATCATATTGGGAAGAGGGCAGCCGGCATCCGCTAC CTGCGTGTGCATGGTCAGCCAGGAGGTGACCGTGCCATCTGGAACAGTTACAGACTGCTGGGCGCTGTCTCGCTGCTGCAGCTGGCTTTGACTCTGGCCCTGCAGCTCAACAACTTCCGCCAGAGACagagagccaggcaggagtggAGACTTCATCGAAACCTCCCCTCCTCCAG ttcgCAGTCTGTGGAAACTACGGCAACGCGCTGCTCCCTGTGCATCTTGTGCCTGGAGAACCGGCGACACTCGACCGCGACCCCCTGCGGCCACCTGTTCTGCTGGGAGTGCATCACCGAGTGGTGCAATACCAAG GCAGAGTGCCCCTTGTGCCGTGAGAAATTCCAGCCACACAGGCTGGTCTATCTGCGAAACTACAAATAG